Genomic DNA from Bacteroidales bacterium:
TATTAATATGAATAAAAACAAAATAATTATTTACCAGATATTTACAAGATTGTTTGGAAATAAAAAAACCAAGTGTAAGATATTTGGTTCACGAAAAGAAAACGGAGTTGGCAAATTTAGTGATATTAATGACCTTGCACTCAGTGAGATAAAAAAACTTGGCATAACACATATCTGGTACACAGGAATTATTGAACATGCATGTGCTGAAGGATATCCTGAATTTGGAATAGAAAATGACAATCCATTGATAATAAAAGGAAAAGCAGGTTCTCCATATGCTATTAAGGATTATTATGATGTTTCTCCCGACCTTGCTGATAATGTAAATAACAGGATGCAGGAATTTGAAGATTTGGTTAAAAGAACTCATAATAATGATTTGAAAATAATAATTGATTTTGTACCTAATCATCTTGCAAGAGAATACAAATCAGACATGAAACCCAAGAGTATAAAGGATTTTGGCGAAGATGATGATATATCCAAATCTTTTAACAAGGATAATAATTTTTATTATATAGTAGGAGAGGAGTTTGTTGTTCCAAAGGATATTGCGGGAAATTATAAAAAGTTAATTAGCTATAATACAGATAAAAATTATTATGAATATCCTGCTAAAGTAACCGGTAATGATAAGTTTACTTCAAAACCATGCATAAATGACTGGTATGAAACAATTAAACTAAATTATGGTGTAGATTATAAAAATAATGGCAAAAAACATTTTAATCCCATACCGGATACATGGTTGAAAATGAAAAATATACTTATTTTCTGGGCAAAAAAAGGAATTGATGGTTTCAGGTGTGATATGGCAGAAATGGTACCTGTGGAATTTTGGAACTGGCTTATTCCTGAGGTTAGGAAACAAAATCCTGAAATATTATTTATTGCAGAGATATACAAGCCTTCGTTGTATTCTGATTACATTAATTTTGGACATTTTGATTATTTATATGATAAAGTTGGTTTGTATGATACATTGGCTGCAATAATTACAGGAAAAAAACCTGCAAGTGAAATTACTTTATGCTGGCAAAACTTAAATGGACTTGATACTTGTATGTTACGATTTTTAGAAAATCATGATGAAAAACGTATAGCTTCAAAATATTTTGCCGGCAATGCACAAAAAGCAATTCCTGCAATGGTATTAGCAGCTACATTAAATAAAGGTCCTGTAATGATATATTCAGGACAGGAAATTGGTGAGCATGCTGAAGGAATATCAGGCTTTAGTGGAGATGATGGACGAACAACAATATTTGATTACTGGAATGTCCCCGAACACCAGAAATGGATGAATAACGGTAAATTTGACGGAAAACTACTGAATAATAAGCAAATACAATTAAGAGATTTTTATAAAAAACTTCTTAATCTGTGCCAAACGAATGAAGCTATATACAATGGTGAGTTTTATGACCTGTTATGGTATAATAAGGATAATCCGGATTTTGATGATAGTATTGTTTATGCTTATTTGCGTTATACTGATAAAAATAAATTATTATTTGTTTTGAATTTTAGTCATGGTAGAAATGTTAAAATAAAATTAAAAATTCCTGAACATGCGTTTGAAATAATGAAAGTTTCAAAGGATTTAATAATATATGGTAGCGATATTTTATTAACAGATTTTAATTTTAATATTTCAGTTGCCGACCTGAAAAATGGGGGTATAAACCTGATGCTTAAACCGTTGGATTCTTATGTTTTTAGATTGGCGTTAAATCCATAATCCTTCTTGATTATTTCTATCATTTTTCCAATTTATTGGATTATTGATTATATATTTTTGTATTCTTCTTAAATCATTTTTATTTCTTACGATTCGGTCATAATAATTTACCTGCCACAACCTGTTTTTTCGATTAAATAATTGTCCATTATTTTTTGTAATAATTTTATTAATTTGGGTTGTAACCGATGATTTATATCCGGCAATAAATGATGATATTGATTTGGGTTTTCGATATAATTTGGGTTGTGATGGTGGTATCGGATGTGTTGGATGTAGAGACACACGGCCGTGTGTCTCTACATGTGTACCATCCATATCGTGTGTACCATCAATATCATCCATATCATTATTTTGTTTATTATCATTATTAATTATTACAATCCCATGTAAATGATTTGGCATTATTACAAATTCATCTAATTTAATTTCTGAACGTATTTCCGATGATATTTCCCATTCATTGTATGCAATTTTTCCATATTCATTTAATAACATTTGTCCATTTTCAACATTTCCTAACAAACATAATCTATTGTTTATGCAAATGGTTAAATAATATATTCCATTTCCAGAATAATCCCAATTTGGCATTCTATGTGATTCAACACGATATTTATTTTTATATTTTGACATTTTTTTTCTATTAAGATGCACCAATGTCTTTATGTAATCATCATCTTAAATGTTACCATTTCGCTAATTAATACTTTTTTATTATCCTGAAAATGTTGCCTCAAAAACAGTTCTGTTAACAATTGATTGTCCTAATGTAACTTCATCAGTATATTCAAGTTCATCACCTATTGATACTCCTCTTGCAATGGTTGTTATTTTAACCGGATGCTTGCTAAGTTTTTTGTATATATAAAAATTAGTAGTATCGCCTTCCATTGTTGTACTGAGTGCTAAAATTATTTCTTTCACTTTTCCTTCAGAAACTTTTTTTATTAATGAATCAATTTCAAGGTCATTTGGACCAATACCATCAATCGGAGATATTATTCCACCGAGAACATGGTACAAACCTTTAAATTGATGAGTAGCTTCAATTGCCATTACATCCTTTATATTTTCAACAATGCAGATAATTGAAGGGTCACGTGAAGGATTTGAGCAAATGTTGCATATTTCACTATCCGAGATATTATGGCAAATCTTGCAATGTTTAATTTCTTTTGATAATTGAATTATTGAATTTCCGAATTTTTCAGCTTCTTCAATATCTTGTTTTAGTATATATAAAACTAACCTTAATGCGGTTTTTTTACCAATTCCCGGGAGTTTTGAAAATTCATTAATTGCATTTTCTAATAATTTCGATGAAAAATGTTCAATATCCATAAAAAATATAATAGTTTATTAAAAAAAAATATTTTACAAATTTATTAAAAATTTATTAAAAAATTATTTGTCATTCATGGGATAAATCTGCCTGCTGTCAGGCAGGTCTATAGCACAATTGAACAATGAAACAATTTAGCAAAGCAATTTCACAAACACAAAATAAAATAAATATTTTGTGAGTAATGAAGCAATTTTTATATAGACAACTCAGAATTTTTCGTAAAAGTAATTAATCAGATTAAAACAAAAATATTAGTAATTAAATTTTACAATAGAATTATTATTTTGAACGAATTTTTATATATTTACATTGATTTCACAAAGGTTTATTAAATATTGTGTTATACTAAATAGTTTATCATATAGTTGAAATAAATTGACAATATGATTTAATTAGCCTTTACAACAAAATATGTTAAAATAAATAAATTTATTGATTTGATAAGAAATTATAAAACATATCTATTACAGGTAATTTCCCTTATTATTTTATTTCAATTAGTGATATATAATAAAAAATCTATGGGACAAGATGATATGTTATTAGTTTATGGAAAATTCAGAATAGAAAAAGGAAGCTTAGATGGAGCAAAAATTATTATTAAAAAAAACGGCATTGAAATAGAGACTGTTAATATGAAACGGTCAGGTAATTTTAGTTTTGAATTAGAATATGGAAGTATTTATATATTATCATTTGCTAAAGCTAATTATGTAACTAAAAAAATAAGTATTAATACTAAAATACCATCAAATGTAAATTCGTCAGCTGGATATGAATTTGATTTTGAGGTAAGTATATTTAAACAATTAAGTGGTGTCAATACTATGATATTTAATCAGCCAGTTGGAAAAATTATGTATAATGCAATGATGGACGATTTCGATTATGATACTGATTATTCAAAAACTATTAGAACGAAAATTGAAAATGCTGAAAGACAAATGAAAGAAAAGGAAAGAGAAATAGAAAAACAAGGACAAGCAGAAACCAAAAAATTAGCCGAAGAAGAAAGGGCAAATCAAATTGCTCAGATACAAGCAGAAGCCGAAGCACGAAAAAAAGCAGATGAGGAAAGGGCAAGGCTTGCTGCTGCTGAAAAAGCAAAAAGAATAGCACAATTACAAGCCGATGCTGAAGCACGTAAAAAAGCAGAGGCAGAAGCAAAAGCCAAAAGATTAGCTGAAATTGAAGCAAGAAAAAATGAAGAAGCTGAGAAACAAAGATTAGCCGAAGAAGAAAAAGACAGGGCAAAAGCCGAAGCCCAAGCAAAAAAATTACAAGAAGTAAAAGATGAACAAGAAAGACAAAGATTAGAGGAGGAAGCTCGTGCAAAAGCTGAAGCAGATGCATTAGCAAAAAAACTGGAACAATTAAAAAAAGAAGCTGCAGAAAGAAAAGATGCTGATGAAGAAAGTGCTAAAGCTGAGGCTGAGGCTTTAGCAAAAAAAATTGCTCAAATGAGAGTTGAAGCCGAAGCCAGAAAAAAAGCTGAAGCCGAAGCAAGATTAGAAGAACAAAAAAGAGCAAAAGCTCAAGCCGATGCAAGAGCAAAAATAATTTCCGAAAAAAAGGCTGAAAAAGAAAAGGAAAAAAATGAAGCAAGAGCCAGGGCAAGAGCACATGCTAAAGAAGTAATTGAAAACCGTAATAAAGTTGCAACTGTCGACATGTTTCCAAATAAAAAAACTGTTGAAACTATTAATAAAAATGACAGGGATATTACAAGGATTATTATGAATAATAAAGGCAAGATCACTATTTTCTTAAAAGTTAAATACCATTGGGGTGGCAAATATTATTTTATGGAAGACCCCGAGCAACAAATACGAAGTATTAGTGAAGCATTCTACGAAAGTTCTACATTTGAATAGTGTTTGTAAGAAAACGCCAATAACTGCGTTATACTCATCATAAAACTCAGTCATTTACTTTAGTAAAATCCTGATTTTTATGACTTCGCAAGCCTTGTTCTTGACGCTTTCTTATCAACCACTTCAATTTTAGTAGTTTTCTCACATACACTACAAGTAGTTTTTTTTTTTATTTTCAACGAGTTAAATGTAACTTAGATGCATTAATCAGAATAATTTATATATATATATATCAATACAAATGAATATTTCGATAGATATAATAATAATAAATAAAAGATATAGATTTTTAATTTCGATTTTTGTTTTATTTATATTAATATTTTCACAATCCGGTTGCTCTTTAACAAAAACACAAATAAATACATGCAATAGGTATTTTGATGAACTTAATAATTTTTATGGATATGCAAATGAAATAAATGAACACACAGCAAATGTTAAGTTTAACAGGCAAAAGTTGATTGCATCATCAGATTCAATCATATATATATTAGATATTTTAGATTCTGCAATAACAAATTATCAAGACGATGTTTCAATGCCATTTGAATTAAGAAAATCATTAATGAGTATTAATTCTTACGTGGCAGGTTATTCCTTTAAATCATCGTATAATACAGATTTTTTAAGAAGTTTTAAAAGATTTTTAATTGATTATGTCCCTTTTGGAATTGGAGATATCATATTTGAAATTGTTTATTCAACCAGAAAAATAATAATAAAACCTAATGTTGGAAAAAAAATAAAAAAACATATTGTTGCTGGTAATGAGACAATTGAAGAAAATACAAAAATAATTATTACACATTCAAATCAATATATAAAAGCACTTGAAACAGAAAAGAAATTAATAAAAAGTGCTTATAAAGATTTTGATACTAAATTGAGAAACAAACCGGATTCATGGGATAATTATTCAAAATATAACCCAATATTTATTAAGGATTTTAGTGAATTATATTACACAATACAAATGGCACAACATTTAAAAAATGCCTGTGAAAATCTTGAAGCTGCACAAATATCATTATCAAAAGCCACAGAAAAACGTAGAAAAATAAAAAAACAAATACCTGAGTTAGATGATTTTTACGTTGAAATAAGTTACCTTAATAAACTTACAAAACTATTAAATAAGTCTAAATAATGTTTGTCCATAAAGTCAAACAATTTTTAAATTAAAGCACCAAA
This window encodes:
- a CDS encoding alpha-amylase family protein — its product is MNKNKIIIYQIFTRLFGNKKTKCKIFGSRKENGVGKFSDINDLALSEIKKLGITHIWYTGIIEHACAEGYPEFGIENDNPLIIKGKAGSPYAIKDYYDVSPDLADNVNNRMQEFEDLVKRTHNNDLKIIIDFVPNHLAREYKSDMKPKSIKDFGEDDDISKSFNKDNNFYYIVGEEFVVPKDIAGNYKKLISYNTDKNYYEYPAKVTGNDKFTSKPCINDWYETIKLNYGVDYKNNGKKHFNPIPDTWLKMKNILIFWAKKGIDGFRCDMAEMVPVEFWNWLIPEVRKQNPEILFIAEIYKPSLYSDYINFGHFDYLYDKVGLYDTLAAIITGKKPASEITLCWQNLNGLDTCMLRFLENHDEKRIASKYFAGNAQKAIPAMVLAATLNKGPVMIYSGQEIGEHAEGISGFSGDDGRTTIFDYWNVPEHQKWMNNGKFDGKLLNNKQIQLRDFYKKLLNLCQTNEAIYNGEFYDLLWYNKDNPDFDDSIVYAYLRYTDKNKLLFVLNFSHGRNVKIKLKIPEHAFEIMKVSKDLIIYGSDILLTDFNFNISVADLKNGGINLMLKPLDSYVFRLALNP
- a CDS encoding transposase translates to MSKYKNKYRVESHRMPNWDYSGNGIYYLTICINNRLCLLGNVENGQMLLNEYGKIAYNEWEISSEIRSEIKLDEFVIMPNHLHGIVIINNDNKQNNDMDDIDGTHDMDGTHVETHGRVSLHPTHPIPPSQPKLYRKPKSISSFIAGYKSSVTTQINKIITKNNGQLFNRKNRLWQVNYYDRIVRNKNDLRRIQKYIINNPINWKNDRNNQEGLWI
- the recR gene encoding recombination protein RecR, giving the protein MDIEHFSSKLLENAINEFSKLPGIGKKTALRLVLYILKQDIEEAEKFGNSIIQLSKEIKHCKICHNISDSEICNICSNPSRDPSIICIVENIKDVMAIEATHQFKGLYHVLGGIISPIDGIGPNDLEIDSLIKKVSEGKVKEIILALSTTMEGDTTNFYIYKKLSKHPVKITTIARGVSIGDELEYTDEVTLGQSIVNRTVFEATFSG